In Synchiropus splendidus isolate RoL2022-P1 chromosome 11, RoL_Sspl_1.0, whole genome shotgun sequence, the DNA window ctttggatgaataaagaGGGGctcatttattcactttttttttttttttttttttcttcagaaactGAAGTTCCTCTTGAGCCCCCCAGTgcgaccaccaccaccaccattgGAATCTCTGCTACTTCAACAACTTTCACTACAGTTTTTGGGAAGAAACGCGCTAGCGTGGCCACCACTCCAAGCACCAACCGCAAGAACAAAAAGAACAAGACCAAGGACTCCTCTCCGAATGAACCCATCATTTTACAAGATCCCCAGGTGATTTCTCCAGATACAATAGTGCTGATCATCCTGGTGTCTGCCAGACTGAAGACGTTAGGGTTCAAAGGCATTTCCCTCTCTTGGTCTTAGGTGGCACTAGCGCAGCACAAAGCTGACAAGAACAAGATCCATGGTGAACCTCGTGGCGGGGGCGGGGGAGTGACGGGAGGCAACAGTGACTCCGACCCACTTGACAGCACGGACTGTGCTagcgagagcagcagcagcggtggcAAAAGTCAGGAGTTGAACTACCTCCCCGACCTCACCTCCTCcgcatcttcctcctcttcgtctTCTTCCACCTCATCTTCCTCGTCGGCTCCATCTTCAGGTGCAGCGCAGTCGCTGCCTCTTTTGTCTGGCCCAGAGAAAAGACACTGCCCTCCGCCTCAAAGTGAAGGAAAAATGGACAAGGTCATGGTCTCCATTTCCAAACCAACGCAGAAGTGAGTTTTTGGCATATATGCTTGGAGAAGCTgagaaaatattatttctgcTGAGCTTTTTGATGCAGCCGTGGTAATTTAAGGATCAACAGTAATGATTGTCTGGGTGTATTTCAGAGCTCCAGACATGAGCGACTCCACGCCCAACTCCCTGCCGTCTCCATTCAAGACCATCGGTCTTCCTGTCACCTCGCCCAACAGTAAGCTCAGCCTCACTAGTCCTAAGAGAGGccagaagagagaagaaggttgGAAGGAAGTGGTCAGAAGGTCAGTCGTGAAGTTAAATGTGGGGGAAAAATAGTGAGCAGAAATTAATAATTTGTATTTGCTGCTATTCTTAGATCAAAGAAGCTTTCCGTACCGGCGTCTGTGGTGTCTCGAATCATGGGTCGAGGTGGCTGCAATATTACGGCCATTCAGGATGTAACTGGAGCTCATATCGACGTGGACAAACAGAAGGACAAGAATGGGGAGCGAATGATCACCATCAGGTAGGATGCCCTCTAGTGGACTGAACCCTTATTGCAACTGAGATTGTAAAGGTTTGAATGGAAAGATCGCAACAGACCAGATTGAAATCAACCTTGTTaatgctttcaaaataaaacaagttttctgttGTCTAATTCCAGTTCACTCCTACTTCGTATTTTCTAAATGTTAACACTAATTTCTCTTTCTTACAGTATTGATATGTCCCTTCTCAAGTGGGTTTTCATGTGTGAATTGATCTGAAAgtgtttctgttttggtttcagAGGTGGCACAGAGTCCACAAGATACGCTGTGCAGCTGATAAATGCGCTCATCCAGGACCCAGCCAAAGAGCTTGAGGATCTGATTCCCCGAAATCATATTCGAGCCCCAGGCTCCAAACCGGTCTCAGCCTCCTTCCCAAGCACCTCAGGGGCTAACAGTGGTTCCACCGCAGGCCCGAAAGCGCTCAGCTCGCTGGTCACTTCCACGGGCACCTCGTTCCAGACgtcgtcatcttcatcgtcatccTCCTCTCAGGCAGGAGGGAAGCTTGGCAAGGGGCTGTCGTCAAACGTTCGGCAGCCGTTTCCGGTCTCTCTTCCGTTGGCCTACGCGCACCCTCAGCTGGCGTTACTGGCAGCGCAGACCATGCACCAGATCAGACACCCCCGGCTGCCCATGGCCCAGTTTGGAGGAACCTTCTCTCCTGCGGCCAACAACTGGGGCCCCTTCCCCGTCCGACCTGTGAGCCCTGGCAGCGCCAACAGCTCCCCCAAACACAGCGGAGGGACGAATGGGACCCCAGGCCCGGCGCGACCCAACTCCACTCACAACGATCACAGCAACACCGCCAGCTCAGGCGCCCCCGTCACAACCACCGTCACCGCCACCAGCAGTGCTCCCAACACGTCCACGGCGACCGCATTGCCTCATTCCCCGAACCCCACCCCCTACAATCCGCAAGCCAGTGTCCTGACCCCGTCGTCCGTGAGGAAGCAGCTGTTCGCTCCGGACTCGAAGCCTGCTGGAGGTCCCAGCGCGTCCGTCTCTACCACTGCCACCAGCGGCAGCGGAGCCGGACGAGGCACTGGTTCCCCTGCGCATTACAGCTCTACTCCGACGACTGCCAGTGCCCCTCTTCACCCAGCTGGAACCGTCTCACAGGCCCCTGCTCAGCAGTCCAAAGTGGAGCCAAGTGTTGCTGCTGCCCCTGGAAAGGAAAAGGCTTTGCCAGTGGAGAGTCCTTCTGTGTCCATGAGCGAGAGCACCAGCTCTGTGAGCGCCACCACGCCTGCCATGGCTTTTCCTCCCAAACCGGAGCCTCGACAGCAGCTGCCCCCCCCTCCGTCGTCTGCGGCGTCCACCGACGCTCCCCCTCCACTTCTCACCGCACAGCCTAACTCCCATCACCCGTCGGTGACCCCAACCGTTCTCCCACACAACGTTGCACAACCCAACAACACTGTCCCCCACTTCTCAGCCCCGGCACCCAGAGTCTCCCACCGTATGCAGCCACCAGGGCCTTACTACACGCttcctgagcagcagcagcagcagacgcagCAGCAGTCGGTGTTCGTGCCCTTCAACTCCCAGCAAGAGCAGACCAAGCAAAGCCCCAATCAGACAGCTCAGCCCACAAGCTTGCCTCCTCAGGCCCAAACTCAGGCGCCCGGTCCCCTTCCAGTCTCTGCCAACCTCAACTTGATGAATGGTTCTCAGTTGCAACATGTGGCCAACGCAGGGAAGCAAATGCCCACCAACTATGGAGCCGCAGGCCTTTTCAACTTCGGCAGCATCTTTGAGAACAACAAGCAGGTGAGCAGGtcgctgctgtttgtgttggctCCCTGCCGTTGCTTGCTGGTCTAAACTTGCTGGAATCTCCCTGCAGGTGGGAACCAACCAGGTGTGGGGCGCGTGCCCCCTGCCGGCTCGCTCCCCTCCGGAGCAGTCCTACTCAGCCCCGCAGGCCTACATGAACATGGGCCAGATGGAGAATATgatgccgccgccgccgccacctgACAGCTCCAAAGCCCCCGGCTACCGTTCGGCCTCTCAGAGGATGGTCAACAACCCCATCGGTAGGACACATGGTGATTAGAATTCACGTGAGGGTTGTTGCAGATGAACTCTGCACCAGTGAGTTCAATGTTGCCTGAAGGAACATCATTATGTGGAAGAAGTTTGAGGAGAAAGCAGGAGTTTGGATGACTAGTTGGTGCAGACACCAGTGTgtccggctgctgctgctgctgttgtggtcGCAGTTCTAACCGAGTGTCCTCTTCACTTGCAGCTCTGACCAGCTATGCCACCAGCATCTCTGGGAGCCCTGTGTATCTGCACGGCCACGCACCCGTCGGCACGCCCTCCTTCAGCAGGCAGCACTTCTCCCCGCACCCCTGGAGCGCAGCCACCTCAGGTAGCAAGTGTTGGTCAGGTGTTGTTCACCTGTCATCATCTGAGGCCCCACCACTGGCCTCTGATGTTCCGGCTTTAGTCGGCCAGTTGCACAACATGAAGTGCTTTGGGAAGGAGAATAAACTAACATGAGGGATACTATATTGGGGAGATACAAGTTTTTCTATGGCATTAGCTGCAAGCTTTTAAAGAAAAGTGTTGTTAGAACTCATGTTCGCCTGTCGTGCACATGAAGTTCTGTATCCTAATATGGATCCATTCCCCCAGTAGTGTGGTTTCCATTACCTTTGGAAATGTGTAAAATCTCAATTTGGCTGAAGGTATTCTGCTAGAAAAGTGCAACGGAGCACTGTCATGGGGCATCGAAGCCCAAGACATGCACAGCCATCATTCCGCATCATACTACTGCATGGAAGACTGGTCATAAGAGATTCTGTGGTGCTTGTTGaagtctcttcttctctgcatcATATCTCTTCTTCATTGTTACACTCTGAGGAGTCACGGAGCGACGTCCCCGGTGGATGGGGGAATGTTAGCAGCGCATCCTTGTGACATCATTAATGTGCGCCAAACACTCCTGCAGTGTCTCACCGACCGTGAGGCTCAATGGAAACACGCCACTATCAAGGCCTCAGCAGGAGAACGGTTCCAGGAGTGTTCTTGCTCACCTTCTGTGTCTTCCACCAGGAGAGCCACAGGTGCAGCCTCCCTCCACTGCGTCGTCCTCGACTCTCTCCACCTCAGTCATGGCGCCGCCACCCCAGTCCAAGCAAGGCAGCGCATCCCAGCAGGACCGGAAGGTTCCTCCGCCCATTGGCACGGAGCGCTTGGCCAGAATCCGGCAGACGGGCTCAGTCaaccctcctctcctcaccacCAGCTACACGGCATCCGTCGGCCAGGGTGGGATCTGGTCCTTCGGCGTGGGCAGCGCTTCAGGTGAGAGGTCGCCGGCGCCGGCCTGACCACGAACCCAGTCCTGACGCGATGCCGTGCTCTTGCTTTCACAGAGGCCATGTCGGGATGGTCCCAGCCGCTGATGAGCAACCACATGATTCACCCTCAGCTGCAGGCGGAACAGTCGGCCTTCTCCCAGCACCAGCCCATGGAGCAGGACGACACCGGCATCGCAAACCCCGTCAACAACTACCACCAGCCGCAGCACCTGCCCAGCAGCTACATCGACTTCCCCAAGGTCACTTGACTCCCGGGCAGAGGCCTGCGGAACACGGCGCTCACGCTTGTCCTTCCTGTCCCTGCAGGGCATGCCCTTGTCGATGTACGGAGGAACCATGATGCCCCCCCATCCTCCCATGGCCGAGGGGCCCGCCGGACCCATTTACAACGGTTCACACGCTGGTGACCCCGCATGGAACTCCATCATCAAAGTGGTCCCCAGCAATGCGGATGGCTCGGAtccacagcagcaggtgactCTTCTGGCTTCTGCTCAAAGCTTCCAGTGCTGTTCTGATGTGGAGACATGACGCCCGTGTGCTGTGCTGCCACTCCGCAGGTGTGGCCCGGGACCTGGGCGCCACACGTGGGCAGCGTGCACCTGAACCACGTCAACTAGGCGGCCGCAGCAACAATCAGAGCCCGACGCATGACCCGCGGAGCGACAACGGATGAAACATGTTAACTTTAGTGGAGACCTGAGGGTGCAGAGGTCGAAGCATTGGACGATCTCTGGACACCAGTCTTTGATGTGCCTATCTCATATGAGGAAAGAAGAATTTTGGGAGAGCTGTTATCGGTGTCCCCACGATGCAAACCAACACGTTCACCTGTTCAACAGGCTCATTCTCTGCGTAGTTTAGCAGTTTTGACTTAAGACTTAAACCCACCTACACCGTTCTTGGGCAACAGGGGGCTCGACATGAAGTAGCTGTTTTAACTGGGCCCAGAACTAGATGATGATTACCTAAAGAGAACGAGAAATCAGAACCTTTTAGAGTGGTAAATACATGTATAATTGTTTACATACTAAAAAGGGTTAAAATGAGAGTAAATTTCATGTCGTATAGTGGCTCTACTTTATGTAGCCTGTattaatgtgaaatatttaccttaatattcaataaaaacattgaaaagtaCGGCTGTTTTTCCCCTGCATTCACTGTCTTCTGTGAAACTGTGGCCTTGGACAAACGTCATTGGTCTAAAACATCTGAAAACGGAGCTAAATCTGAGATTTATACAACGATTATTCAAAGATCCACACACGAATTGTCTCAGTACAAACAACGTTATTGGAGCAGCGTTTACAGCGTTGCAACCGATGTCTGTCCTGCTCACTCCAGCTCGCCAGGGTGCAGTAGCGAGTTCGGTGGCGATTCGCGACGAGCCTGAAGAAAACTGCGATCATGGCGGCTGCAACAACACCAGCGACCCCGGACCAAATAGCGAAACCTGCTCGCTCTGCGCCTATTCCGTTTGACTTCTCGCAACCTCCCGTCATCGAAGGATTCACCCCTTTACCGAGGATCAAAGAGGAGACTTTCCAGGAAAAGTTTTTGCGGAAGGGCAAGGAAAACCCCTTCGTGCCGCTCGGTGAGTTACACAAGCCCCGAGTGGCGAGTTGCTCAAGGAGACGACGCGTCTGTTTTACTTCCGCGGAGCAGAAATCGAAAGTTCGCTCTCAGGTTTAGGCGTCACCTGCTTACGGACGTTGCCTTTCAATAGAATAGCGAATGTTGTTCAACGGTACAAGGAATGCTTTGTCATGAATCGTGTCGGAAAACGAAAACCCTCCCTGAAGAACGTTTGTCTTCGTGTTGATTCACGCATCTGTCTTCGACGTTTCATTGTCCCAAGCTGAATCGCACACGTTGTTACTCAAGCAGCACCAATAAGTCGATGCATGAAATCACGAAAAATAAAGGTGGTTTCTGCTGTGCAGAATAGTCCTGTGAAAACAGTTTGAATATTCTAGAAAGTTCAGGAGTCACCAGCCTACACTCATATTTAGATTATTCAGTTGAGTAAAGCACGACACGGTGGTTTTCATGCTTAATTCGGGCGCCTTTGTGTGACTCTGGTACATCATGTCGGTGACCTCCGTGTGCCCTCGTCCTCCAGGTTGCCTGGGAACCGTGGCAGTTCTGGCCATGGGCCTCCGCGCCTGCTACCAGCAGAAGACCCAGCAGTCTCAGATGCTGATGCGGGCGCGTGTGGTGGCACAAGGCTTCACCGTGGTCGCCTCCATCGTCGGCGTCTTCGCCGCCACTATGAGGAACAAGTAGGACTGGACCTGGACTGGACCTGGACTCGGCTCGTGTGAGCAATTGTACGGGGAACAACGGCTCGTACGATCGAGgcaacattatttatttcttgtAAATTCTATTAAAATGTTGCCCTGCAGTGACTGTAGCAGTAAGACATGATTTGTTCTGAAGGTGAGGTGTCTCAGTGTAAACCTCCGTCAGAGGTTGTGTCATGAGGAACGTTGCATGACAGTAGACCACGTTCCACTGGCGCCAAaggaacaaaataaagaaatgtgaaaatgtggacCTTCAAATGATGGTGTTTACAATTCTGCAGGGAAACGGCTGTTGGAAAAACGCAAAAAAAATTGTCACTCAATTGCAGGGGTTTTGTCGTAGAGGTCCATTCAACTGATTGAACTTGTCATCAGTTTAAGATTATATGTTattatgacagaaaaaaatgcaaatactaCAACCTAATCCAGAGTGGGGAGACGCTGCCAGATCCCAACATCAGCCTGAAGTTACTCAGCTTTATTGTTGAAGCTGGGTGAGATGGTGGTGGGTTCAGGTCGGCTGCCTGAGCTTGGACCATGGATCACTCTGGTCAGCAGGACCTACATCAGCATCTGTTGTAGCAGATGTACTCAGAGAAACGCCACCGATACCACAAAACTGATACCACTTCAAGGCAGCACGCAGTTTTTGAACCTCAGTTTATAACAATAATATGTTGTCAAACTTGTGTTTGTTCTGCAGTGACACTTGTGACCGTCACCCATGTACGAGAAACGCACACTGAGGAATGTGATTCACTTGGTATCAGTGTACTACTCTGGTATGGGTGTGTAACTGTGACTAATGGTGGTTGATGGCATCTTAATATGTGATTCCAGATGTTCAGCTGAAGCTGAATCTGGACAGTTTAGCTTGAACGTCAGGAAGTGTGTCAGCGATGAAGCAACTCTTCTGTGCAGTGAACCTCCCAGGTCGCCTCTGTCATCATGGCTGTGTTGGGGATGACATCACGGGCCAGGTGCTTCTGGACGTGCAGCACTGACATGCTCCCAGGGAAACAAGGGTTTTGCGCAGTGACTCTGCTTTTACTCTATGATGAAAGAATGGAGATGAGCACATGAGCGTCCCAGTGATGAAAGTGGACACTGTTCCCCACCCAGAGTCAGGAGGCAGagacggagcagctgctgcgtcCATTGCTTCCACCTCACTGGAGGCTTATTCAGTAGAAGCTGTGGTGCCTCCTCTGCTTTCTAATCCAGAGGAAGTGTCATAAATGCATCACTGTTGCAGCAGCAAGACGCAGGAGACGGAGCTTAGTTAACATCTTTATTGTCCCAATCAACATTCACTTCTATCAAGTCCAAATAGGCCACttgtgaaatgtgtgtgtttttttttctctgtgggAACCTTGACTGCCATGAAAGTAACTCTGAGGAAGGAACTGAAACTCAGCGCCGGGCCGTCTCCCACC includes these proteins:
- the higd2a gene encoding HIG1 domain family member 2A, mitochondrial, whose amino-acid sequence is MAAATTPATPDQIAKPARSAPIPFDFSQPPVIEGFTPLPRIKEETFQEKFLRKGKENPFVPLGCLGTVAVLAMGLRACYQQKTQQSQMLMRARVVAQGFTVVASIVGVFAATMRNK